Below is a window of Gopherus evgoodei ecotype Sinaloan lineage chromosome 21, rGopEvg1_v1.p, whole genome shotgun sequence DNA.
gtattctatagtactgcaacttttttttatggaaggggccccaaaaaattgctttgccccaggccccctaaatcctctgggtggccctgaagtGCCTATGGGAGTGAGGGAAGTAGTGCACCTGAGACACATGGCTCCTGGTGCAAGGCCTTATACCCCACCCCCTCTTGCTCAAATCTGGACCTGAAGTCACACTTTGGCCCAGAGTAAGGTTCTGAGCAAAGGGGGCTGAGCAAAGGGGGCCTGACAGGGCAGCTTGCAGAGGGCTAGATTGTCACCACAAGCCTGGAGCAAGGGAGTGTGTTGTGGCTGCACTGCCCCCAAAGCACACCAGACTGGCACTTGAAGATCCGGACCCTAGTTCCCATTGGTTCCACATGGGAGATAATCTCCAGCTGATACAGTTGACTGCCCCCTCCGCACTATCTCAGGGTTGGGGTCGGAGTTGTGTGGAAGCAAGATTTTGTCCAATCCTCTTTCTGCCTGCCCACAAACTGGTcctcttccccccctctcccctccacatcCATTGCAAGCAACATAACAAAATGTAGAGttgggtaaaaaaaaataaacaaaacttccccccccaaaaaaaattctgtttgggTCGatcaaaacattttagaaaattcTGTGGATTTCAGCAAATGGTTTTTGttgaccccttccccaccccaaataaaccaaaaaaatctaaatatttcattttgactttctcTTAACAAAAAGTTTCAACACTTTGAGTTGAAATgaacttttgtttcaaaattatctttcatttcatttttaaaacaacttggattttttttttaaagctcagactggaactgaaatgtttcattcacgAGCAACACAAAAATCAATTTACTTTTGATAtgccaaaaaaatattttggggtcaggcttaaacaattttattttccagttttttgGACCTCccaaaaactgaaaaatcccTTATTTGCCCAGGTCTGGTGAAAGGCCCATGCGAGAGTTACTGAGCCAGAAAGCTGCCATCTGACCCAGACAGAAGTGCCATGCAAGGTGCATGAAGGAATCAGATTTGCCCAGCACAGCCCTCTGTTCTGGAGAGTCAGGTGTCCTGACTTGTCTTTAGAGCTATGGGCCTTGACAAGTCACTTTCACCCTTTCTGTGATTCTGCTTCCCCTAAGGGGACCagaagtcccaattttatagggacagtcttgatattcagggctttgtcttatataagcacctattacccctaccccctatcctgatttttcacacttgccatctggtcactctagcttcCCCTGTCACCCTTTGTCTATTAAATACACCTGTGGCTGGGCCTTATATTAGGACAGAACCCACCAGTCTTTGACTATAAAGACATGGGACTCTGACCTCTGAGTTAGAGGAATGGGTGTGATAGATTGCACAGTATTCCCACTGGGCTGCTCTCAGTCCACCCCTCATGCCAAAACTccctgctgggctgtggggctcagTTCAGCACATCAGCCCTTGGGTTCTATGGACCAGCCCCTCCATAACCAGCTCCCgcttcccagctccccctgccatACCTGAATGGCTCCCCTGACAACTACCTTCCCTGCTATGGCCTGCTCTTTACCCATCCTCCCTGCTGACTCAACATCTCACAACCTCCCCGGTGCCCCAAGAAACGCTCCCCTAGACAGTGATGTCCTTCAGGGAGGAGGGACTTCAGGGTTTGACCCAATAAGAAGGGAATTCTAATTTTAGCCTAATATTATCCCTGCATTTTAATTCCCCTTGTTCCTGATACTGCAGAAGGAAAGGACAAGGATTCATGCCGCTCttcctttatttttcagtattgGTTCATTTTCCAGCCACAAAAGTAAACCTCACTGTCACATGCACATCTGTCTGCAACCCTTCTTTAAGGGGGGAAGGCGATGTCAGAGGAGATTCTGACCTAATAAGCTTTTCAAAAGCCTTCAAAGGCTGAATGCTCAAAGGGAATCGATTTCAATAGATGTTAGGAGCTTAAATAgaagttaggaacctaagtccTTTCGAGAATTCAGCCCTGCATGAgtaactcccatttaaatcaatgacttTTAGGCACCAATCTGTCTTAAACCCCCCCAGACACATAAAAATCAGGACCTGTATAATATTAGCCCTGTTTTCCTCCACAGATCTACTCCCATGTGTGTTTAGAACTAGGGactagtcagatttttttttcccccagtggaaaattttgacttgtcactgaaaaaagagaaaactaaACATTGTCCTCATTTTTGGCTaatgaattattttttgtaaccaaaaaaaaaaggtgttttggccaaaaattgtgggtttttttcagctgaaaactggaACCATTttggttttctcttttccaatgaaaaatgggaaaaaaatgcaaaaagcagacattttccataaacatgtttttttatttgaaaacccAGTTGTCTGTCATAAAtcatcaatggaaaattttcagccagcctTATTGCTACCAGTGACTATTGTGTTCCTCCTTTTGGCTTTGCCTATCCAATGCAGCTGGTGGAGAATTAAGTCAAGTCTTTGGCTGTGTGTCCAACATCATCAGAACTGTTCACCGAGTTCCAAGCATCTGACGAGGGAAGAATTTGAAGATAATGAGTTTGTACAGGCAGAGATGAGGGTAGGAGTTGGGAAAGGAGGAGTTATGCAAAGGTCATGAGGATCAGGACTTGAAGGTGAAGGGGCTGTGCAGAGGTCACAAAGTGCAGGGCGCAAAGGGGATAAGGGCTACACCGAGGTAATTGAAGCTGTAATTTGTCCTACAGAAGCAGTGTTGCTGAGGATTCTGTCTGAGAAGGAAAGAAACCAGCTTGACACTCAGATCCCAGGTGGGTTTGTAGGGCCAGTCTACCCTGTATTACTTGTAATATGAAAGCATGTGATCTGGAATCATCAGGAGACAATAGAGCAGGCATTTAATCTATTTTGGTAATTATACGGCCCTCATCTCCCTAGTATTTGAGCAGCTCACAACCAGTAAAGGATTCCTtcctgagaacagaaaaatatCCTAATTCACAGATGAGGAGCTAAGGTCAGGATAAAGAAATGTAAATAAATCTGTTCTGAGATGATGTCTTACCCACATCCCTCTTAACCACCTATGCTGCCTACCTAAGGGAATTATCCACTCAATTGTCtagtattttggtgcctaaatccttTAGACCCCTTTGAATTTCCCTCCAAGCATGGATATTCCCAATCACATTTTCAGAGTATTTCATAGTGAGCATTCCTAGCCTAGCCAGAAGTGGGCTGTACCTCCAGATTTGGAAGCCAAATTTAAACTTCTTCAAAGTTCAGACATACTGAGATATTGGGTTTGGGTTCAGCCATTATAGATCTCCCATATGGGAAATGTCCTGTATAAAATAATGATGTGGTTTTATTGTAATTATCCCTAGACcaggaaggatttgatttttattggtgGAGACTGGTGAACGTTGGTTTCATCGTACACAACCAAACCAacgaaaaatatttccatcaataataattaaaatttacACATAGGTAAAGTAAGAGAAATGTTACCTGAGAATGTATTAGATACAAACTTTAAATAAttgtctgcccctcccccaaatttCCTACCACTGAGaaaattggggggaaaaatgcttaaaacccaaaATATCACACAACGGTGAAAATATAAATcaaggaaaataaacaaaaatgcttaaaaataaacatcaatattatccatcaaaattataaaaatataaaaatcattttCTGTGGAGATTAATTATCCTATAGAATTGAATCCACACTGACCTGAAGGGGAGACACCCAACTCCCAACACAATTTTTATTCAGTTATTACTCAAGAAAATTCACTACTTCTGTGGAATCTGCATGAGTACAGAATAACTAACACCCCCTGGATTTGGTCCATTGATTTCTTAGGGCCAGTGAAAAAGTTATCCCAGCACACCATttccagggctttgtccagcttTATCCCAGGAGACTGGCCTCCCATCTGTTCCCTTGGGGACTTAACTCCATAGTCTATATCCCAATTTCCAAATCTCTTTGACTATTAGACACCAAATATTGGCTGGCATTGGAACACAAGGTCTAATATGCAACCCAAATTCCAGGACCTTGCAACCCATATTCACATTTTTAGACCTCAGCCATTTTATGGTCCCCTGAAGTCAAAGAAGAGATAGGATTTGGATATACTGACTAGAAAGGAGATTCAGTATTGAGGATTCTGGAGACAGACTGGCAATGTGGTTGCCTCAGGTTTTTGAGCACCCATCTTGTATTGCAAACAGAGACTCCATAACTACCAGATTTAAATTCCATCATAAGTGTGCTACATCTTCCTTCTTGCCTCCACTCCTAATTTTCCACCAGTAGGGAAATCTCTGTCCTACTAGGAGATGGTGACCAGGATAGGAACCTTGTGGACAGCATTCACACCACTGAAAGCTCTCCTCAGAGCTCCCTTCACTTCCTGGTTCCTCAGGCAGTAAATGAAGGGGTTTAGCATGGGGGTGACAATCGTGTACACCACTGAAACCAGTTTGTTCAAGTCAAAAGGGTGGATCCTCTTGGGCCGGGCATACATGAAGAGGGTGGCTGAGAAGAAGATGACAACCACAGTGAGGTGGGAAGTGCAAGTGGAGAAGGCTTTCCTCTTGCCCTGAGTGGTGGGGATGCGCAAGATGGTGCCGATGATGCAGACATAGGAGACAAAGATGATGGACAGTGGGACCAGAAGGATGAACAACGCCAGGATGAAGTCCACTATCTGTGCCACCGTCATGTCTGTGCAGGCCATGTTCAGTAAAGGACTGATATCACAGAAGAAGTGATTGATGACATTGGCCCTGCAGAATGACAGCTGGGAAATGAAGATGACCTTCAGCATGGAAGCCAGGAAGCCCACTAGCCAGGAGCCCACTGCTAGTTGTAGGCAGAGCTGGTGAGTCATCGTGACTGGGTAGTGCAGCTggttgcagatggccacataCCGGTCATAGGCCATGACTGCCAGGAGCACGCACTCGGTGCATAGGAGGGAGCTGAAGAAGTACAGTTGTGTCATGCATCCCACAAAGGAAATGCTCTTGATCTCCAATAGGAAATTAGCCAGCAGTTTTGGGACAGTGACTGAAATGTACCAGGcctccaggaaggagaggttgctgaggaagaaatacatgggcttGTGGAGGTTACTGTTTGTCTTGATCATGGTGATGATGACCACGTTCTCCAGGAGGGTCAGCAAATAAGCCGCCAAGAATACCATGAAGAGAAACACTTGCAGCTCTGGGACAGTTGGGAATCCCATCAGGATGAACTCCTGGAATCTGGTGTCATTCTCCCACTCCATGCTGAGAGGCACAGAATCAAgcagcaaagaaataaaaatgtaggagaaaaacagaaagaagaagaaaaaagaacaaagaacataAGAAATAGAAAGCAATAGTCAGAAGAAGAGGAAAGGTGGAGAAAGAGACAGGAGAGATAAATATGGAAAGGAGAagtgatgaaaagaaaaaaaaatgaagagcaaaaagacaaaataaagtTATATGGTATTGACTACATACAGCATTTCAAAGACACAGACACCCACTTCCTGTGATTCTTCACAGCAGGGCTTTACTTTTATATTTGGTGGAtcaaattttaaaagatacaaaTAGGAGTTGGGTGCACAAATCCCTTTGAGTTACAATGTGCCTTCAAAATtctctccctccagcagcagACTCTGCACCATAGTTCTGAGGACCCCTCGCCAATGTCTCGCTCTCAGCTATACCACTTCTTGATTCAGAAAACTTTGTAGCTCTCCAAAGCTGAATGTttaatgcaggaggtcaggctgtgGTTTTAAAGAGCATAATGGAGGTTGGCCCCCAACTCACTGGATGTCCCAGCCTAAATCTGTAGTGAATACTTTGGCCAGCTCATAAACTAATCTACAGTGCCAGAGACCATACTTCAGACCTACAAGAAGCAGTGTGGCTTTATGACTCCAGTATAGGGCTggtgatctgggttctgttcctgacctGCAGGATGACTTTGCTCAtgaccctgcctcagttttcccatttgtaagaTGAGCATAATGATATGGCCCTTGTAAGTAAAGAACTCTGAGCTCCATTGATGACAAATGTTTTGTTATTATTCTAACAGATTAAGGCTTGGaatttcaaaggaacctaagggagtttagcatccaactcccattgaagtttaGTGGCAGCTGGGTACTTAAATACCTTAGGCAAACATTGAAAGTCCCCACCTGAGCCCAATGTTTTCCACATTTCTAGTTTACTGATAACTTCATGGGCCTTATTTAGGCCATGAGTTGatttgttttatgtttatttgtcatttctttgtttctttaaaacaaacaaaccgtACTTTTTCTGTGTAATCACAGAAAAGCAAGAAAACAGTGGGCCAGATATCCTGCTGGTGTGAACTGATATAGCGTCTTTGACTCCCACAGAGTGATACCAGTTTACAGCCGCTGGGGATCTGGACCAGCAGTCCTTATTGCTGCAATGTGGGGGAGTAGACCTGGAACTTAAGAACAGTGAGAGGAAAATAGACTAATTGATTCACACACACTCAGCTTTGCACCCAGGACTTCACACCAGCATCAGCATCAGACAGGAGCAATTGGGGCCATTCCAGGATCCAATCTCTGGCTGTTCCCAAGAAAAAGGCAAAACTCACTGGGGCTTAATCCTGCTATCTTCTAGGCACACTGCTCCGAACCAGCCATCACTTATGTGTGTGCTTAACTTTCTGCATGAGtaattccattgcagtcaatgagctcacatgcttaacttcaaaacACTGCTTAAGTGATATTCCGGGTTGGGGCAGCAGGATCAAGCATCTATAGGGAATTCTTTTCATCATTGGCGTTATTGTACTGAAAACAATGACTTTGTTATTATTATGTGCTACAATTTTATAGTGTGTAGGGCCAACACttcgatgatgatgatgatgttgatGATGATATAGAAacttaaatgcaaaataaaaatactgtttctgtgaCAGTTGATCTAACAAAAACATAAAGAGGCAAAAACagctatctatccccatacacctcatccagctatctatctatcttaacTGTTAAATTGTCTAATATAAAGCAGAAGTGACAAACATTTTAACAACAATTAAGAAATTGTATcagaacatctctctctctctcaccatttGCATTTTTCTCTTCTATTCATGAGTGTCAGAATGCCTTTTCAACATAATTTTAAATGATACTAGTTTAACATTCTTTTCATGGTGCAAAAATACttgtatttaaaaaaggaaacaaaaacataCACAGACTCATATTTACCTTTGATAGATGAGACCtcattttcataaaataaatatttgaaaattggCACAAGTAAATCTATAAGCAGTCATAGATTCAGAGGCAACAGTGTATATGCCAGACACACTatggtccaatcctgcaaattcCTGTGCATAGGATTGGTAACACTATGAGCCTTTAgtgccacaagcaatgtcattTACTACAACAGGGATAACAATGAATTAGGGATGTTTCCTCACAGACAGGACTAGAGTAGAGTAACTAGAAGTGAGGAGACACTGAATAAAGAGTTTCTGGCTGTCTGATCTAATCTctttcccacccccctgccccctcagttCTATACACACAATTTTTCTATCACGGTTTTTATAGTGCTGATCTTAAAGCCTAGCTgtttagcaatttttttaagtagTATAATTTCTGCACCAGTCTAAAACCAGATACATATTTGCAAAAATTCCCAGCACATTATGGTTCAAGAATCTAATAAATCCAGCCACAAGCAAGAAGAAATAATAATGACAATGACAACAACAGTAATGGTGTTTCTAAATTAAACTCACTCTTTATATTTCTCTTTGGCTCATTTTATCTTTCCGTCTAAttaaaggtattacctcaccttcCTTGTCTGTCTCATATCCCAGGACCAACaaggctataacaacactgcaaacatctatctatctatctatctatctatctatctatctatctatctatctatctatctatctatcacgaTGATAGATGAGTGTATTCCCAAAACTCCCTTTAAAATCAACATAATTTCGGTTACATTACAGATGAAGGATCTTATCCAAGCAAAGTTCCCAAGtaagaataaaagaaaagaaaattccatTCTTTACTTTAGCAGCAGATCAAAAGCGAGGATCTAGTCACATCCTCAGACTCATTAGCCAAATCTCCTCCCTGCATCCTCTCAGGGCCACATTCAAAGGTGAtgtaagcaggtgcaactccaCAAACTAAATGCCCTGTTTCTAGCAGTTCTGACTTTGTCCCAGAAGCAAGGAACAGCACACTAAATATACTCGTTAACCCCTGAGGTCTAATTGTccctctgagctcccagtgctgggagcacatgTATGTCATTCATGCTAGTTGAGAGAAATTTGGGGCCCCTTTACATCACGTGCAACGGAACCGCAACCCGTCACATTTTACTTTATTTGCACAGATGTTACAGACATTTCTTTTTGGGAGGGGGGCACCTGAGCTCGGACCCGAGTGCAattgtccctcccccaccctccttctcAGCCCTATGTATGTGTAACTGACTAAGGGCTGTATAAGCATTGGCTGAATGGGTCCTGGACATGAAACCTGAATGCAGACAAAGTTGATACTGTGCTCATGGGTATGTAGTGACCTAGAGCCCATGTAGCCCAGCTAAATCAGGGTGCATGTGTCTGGCCTGGGAGAGTAATTGCTGTTATTATTATTGCTGTTACTTAAAGGAAGATTTAGGCAGGAAGACGGGTCATCGGGTTAAGACACTGTAGTGGGACTCAAGCAAGCAGCAGTCAATTTCTAATTTTACTacacacttcctgtgtgagcttggAAAACTCATTCAGGCTAGATTTTGAAAGGTACAAAAACAGATTATTCTTTCCTAagaagtcagactacatgatcatgatggccccttctggccttaacatctatgagGTATCTAGCaggcttttcaaaagtgcctaaggagTTTAGGCATCCAGCTGTCATAGAAATctatgggagttagatgcctaacctGCTTGCATGGTTGGCAAATCTCACTAGGTGCCTAGCTACagttttaggtacctaaatctcaTTAACAGTCTAGCCCGTGGCTATGTTCTCCAACTGGAAAGAGTGGATGATAATACTTAACATTGTCTGTGCATGCTGGGCtttaaaggagcctaagggagttagaaaCCAAACTCTCAATGATTATGAATAGGAAATGGTTATCAAACTGCGTTGTAGTTTGGAAAATCCTAGCTAGAGAGGATCTAGGATAATGTCACATTAATCTGAGATAGGCGCTCTCTATGGAGTTATAATAATAAAAGTATCTCCTGCACTGGCATAATCTGCCTGATCAATAATGTGAAAAAATCTGGTGAGACACTTGAAAAGCAATGGTTTCTCCAATTTATATAAATGCAATTATAATAATAATCTATGTCTTTATCCATAGATATTTTATGCTGATCTCCTTTCTatccatccccatgcacacaTCTATCTTTCTCTCAGTGCACAACACACCTTGCAATAGGCATACTCACACTATTACATATTGTAATCCTGTATTGAGAAAGAGGAAAGGCTGGTTctgggcccagattttcaaatgtccaCTAAATTGAGTCCCCCTTGGGACCAATTTTCACTGAGTGTCCTtgacagcagtggctgctgtgcgtgctcagcagctctggacATGAAGTCCAAGTGGTGTCAGGTTGGACAGCTAAGTTTGGTGGAAACTTGTGAATAATTTTGAAAGCACCAAAAGGCAGATGTTTAAAGATAAGTAGGCActgagtgggatttttcaaaagctcctgtGCACTTAATACCCATAGATGTTAGGCACCAAGATCCCActcagcacctaaataccttttaaaatatgtccctaagtgacttaggtaccTAAGGCCCATTGACATTCTATCACACTGTTTTGCGGATCTCATTTGGATGTGTCTCAAGATGTCACCACTCATTTGGACACATACCCAAGACAACCTAAAGCTTCAGTAATATACTAGCTATTTTGTGTATTCCTGAGCAGTCCCACCCTCCAGTGGCTAATCCAACAAGCAGAAAAGAGCTTTAACTCTGTTTTTTCTATGCTTGTGTGTTGGAGGACTGACTTCTCAGAGCCAAGGGTTCCAGTCCAGTCAGTAAGTACATTTGTCAATCTACATAGATTTgcacgaggtcagactagatattcAACATGATCTCGTCTGACCTTCTGTCATGGTATGagcccctactctgaaccttagcttccaaaagatggggtaccagcatgaattcccctaatcttaattaccagcttagaacttgtagtgctgccaccaaccaggacttgcagtgcctggtacactctggtcccccccaaaaccttcccaggggaccccaagacccagaccccctggatcttaacacaaggaaagtaaaccctttccccccactgttgcctctcccaggcttcccctccctgggttaccctggaagatcactatgattcaaactccttgaatcttaaaacagagaggaattcatcttcccctccccttctctctccctcccagattctccctgagagagagaagtaatcttaacacagagagaaatcaggcttttcctccccccttctttccttcctcccaccaattccctggtgagtgcagactccctcccctggggtcttacacaagataaccaaaGAGTCAATTaggttctaaaaaagaaaaactttttaataaaagaaagaaaaaagtaaaagttgtctctgtaaaattaaGATGGCAAATGttgcagggtctttcagcttatagacaccaggGAGAGTCCTCCcctcagcacaaatacaagttgcaacagagatacaattcttccagtaaaatacacatttgcaaataaagaaaacaatcaaaaagactaaaccaccttcctaactggtacttactaaatagaacagaagaggctgcttcagaaatttggagatatctgcttacatgtctagtccctctcagaacccagagagaacaacaaaaaaacccagaaagcacaaaccaaggcttccctccaccgagatgtgaaggtatcttgtctcctgattggtcctctggtcaggtgttagccaggtttactggacttgttaaccctttaccatctgtttatgacaccttcagaTCTATGAAGCAGGAGTTAACTTAAAAGATTTCCAAAGATGGCCAACTCTTTGGCAAATTTGGATGTTATGTGTGTTGGTTGGTAACCAGCTAGCCCTGTGTATGTTTTGTGTCTCCCTATTTTGCCTGCTCCATAGGAAGTACAATGTTAAAACCCCAACCAACAACAGCTGGCTCTTTAGCTCATGGTATAGTCACATGTCTTTGGCTCCATCTCCACTTATGTCTGGTTCCATCCCTGACAGTTATCCTATATGTGTAACTTGGGTTCTGTCATTTCTTTTGATTGTTTATGCTAGGGGGTTGGACAACcaagcctggagcactgcagtgaACTTTTTTGTCTACttgcaaggaaaacaaaaatgatccCTTCCCACCATTAAGTAGTTTTTCAATATTTCAGGGATGCATTT
It encodes the following:
- the LOC115638149 gene encoding olfactory receptor 6B1-like, whose protein sequence is MEWENDTRFQEFILMGFPTVPELQVFLFMVFLAAYLLTLLENVVIITMIKTNSNLHKPMYFFLSNLSFLEAWYISVTVPKLLANFLLEIKSISFVGCMTQLYFFSSLLCTECVLLAVMAYDRYVAICNQLHYPVTMTHQLCLQLAVGSWLVGFLASMLKVIFISQLSFCRANVINHFFCDISPLLNMACTDMTVAQIVDFILALFILLVPLSIIFVSYVCIIGTILRIPTTQGKRKAFSTCTSHLTVVVIFFSATLFMYARPKRIHPFDLNKLVSVVYTIVTPMLNPFIYCLRNQEVKGALRRAFSGVNAVHKVPILVTIS